In Deltaproteobacteria bacterium, the following proteins share a genomic window:
- a CDS encoding methyltransferase type 12 — translation MQASNFKPLGTLLNGRSIFFQEFLKHPFQIGSIIPSSRFLERRTVEAARVRSAKTIVELGPGTGGTTRAILHSMTSHARLLCIEINPNFHAILNCIKDDRLKVHLGSATEIKEILHTYGMAPPEVVISGIPFSTMSHALGSQIIESVSSTLAPGGRFVAYQVSKRVASLCRPILGSGQVEAELFNIPPMRVYRWEKKNGA, via the coding sequence ATACAGGCATCAAATTTCAAGCCACTTGGCACCTTATTGAATGGCCGGTCCATCTTCTTTCAGGAATTTCTGAAGCATCCCTTTCAGATCGGCTCGATAATCCCGAGTTCCCGCTTTCTCGAACGTCGCACCGTAGAGGCAGCGAGAGTCCGTTCAGCAAAGACTATAGTGGAACTGGGTCCTGGCACCGGGGGCACGACCAGGGCCATACTGCATTCCATGACTTCGCACGCCAGGCTCTTGTGCATAGAGATCAATCCGAATTTCCACGCCATACTAAACTGCATAAAAGACGACCGTCTGAAGGTTCACCTTGGCAGTGCCACAGAGATAAAAGAAATTCTCCACACGTATGGAATGGCCCCTCCCGAGGTTGTAATTTCCGGCATCCCCTTTTCCACCATGAGCCACGCCCTTGGATCTCAAATTATCGAGTCCGTCTCGTCGACGCTCGCTCCGGGAGGGCGCTTTGTAGCATATCAGGTGAGCAAGCGGGTTGCCTCCCTGTGCCGACCCATCCTTGGCTCCGGGCAAGTGGAGGCTGAGCTTTTCAACATCCCTCCCATGCGGGTTTACCGGTGGGAGAAGAAAAACGGCGCCTGA